In Persicimonas caeni, a single window of DNA contains:
- the ybeY gene encoding rRNA maturation RNase YbeY, translating into MIVTKAASHFRALGLTDPELSVVLTDNAQIEQLNAQWRHEDKPTDVLSFPLHEPAEPGQLEDDVFALGDIVISVEYAEKLVETQDHHQRVAQELGVPAEELSWELADEVHFLLIHGLLHLVGYDHATEQEERQMKAQEKKLWQAAQ; encoded by the coding sequence ATGATAGTGACGAAGGCCGCGAGTCACTTCCGCGCCTTGGGACTAACTGATCCCGAACTGTCGGTTGTGCTGACCGACAACGCGCAGATCGAGCAACTCAATGCCCAGTGGCGCCACGAAGACAAACCGACAGACGTTCTGTCGTTCCCCCTTCACGAACCCGCTGAGCCTGGGCAACTCGAAGACGATGTCTTCGCCCTCGGCGACATTGTCATCAGCGTGGAGTACGCGGAAAAACTCGTCGAGACCCAAGACCACCATCAGCGTGTCGCGCAGGAACTGGGCGTGCCCGCCGAGGAGTTGTCTTGGGAACTGGCCGATGAGGTTCATTTTCTGCTGATCCATGGCCTGCTGCACTTGGTCGGTTACGACCACGCAACCGAGCAAGAAGAACGCCAGATGAAGGCGCAGGAGAAGAAGCTGTGGCAGGCAGCCCAATAA
- a CDS encoding HD family phosphohydrolase, translated as MPKSTQSSKSVFSPSSGTKGTRLERLLRHPLVQFVAFGVFVAALVAIVTASFDVSGPSVQEKSIGEVAPSDIKATRDFTYTEPDVAATNALRERVAKSVPPVFDWQEGMADQVRERIDKAFASMRTALAERAQVHLQANRPQVYERIDKETSGTDAVSAWLEPMSQERLISWSHELRAEKFDPYLDTELSEASFETFAREGFSERTENALENVVGRVLSNMIVPDMGLIDEQQDRGIYLRRLRGDKLLIEYHITDVHERFVPMARTDNLVQRAVDQVLSPERNRQFRRAILSAASALVRPNTTYNESKTVEKRDAAREAVSDVVIREEFRKGQIVVEKGHIITERHYRIIDKMLEEDTYINRTQIIAGITLLVLLLVVTFYVFGRKNVRHFRPTTKDIVFMATSLVLMLSLTWLLSLLFHAVAEQSDWGPASTWYFLVPVAAGGMLIRLVLNNEHAIVFTIVFAALVGLVTGSSLYMMTYTLVGALVGIGAVQQVKHRMALMWSGLAVGAVNVAAVVAFILLDGELFQIETLRTAFFAFASGVTSGFFVLAVLPLFETVFGYTTDIKLLELANLNHPLLRELIIRAPGSYHHSMMVGSLSEAAAESVGANPLLCRVGSYYHDIGKAKNPQYFAENQKVGENPHDKLKPNMSALIIKAHVKDGLEMARQHRLPREIQDFIAQHHGTSLIAFFYHKAKQMEDPDIPEVDEKDYRYPGPKPQSRETAICMLADGIEAASRALPNPSPARLKGLVQKMINKAFTDGQLDECDLTLKDLNSIAKAFTRILTGIYHHRPEYPEQAPRRPARPEPQEPAAEDTQRTPPARGRRGSGAQKAAPAPEPPKAETSLADVSSDVWEITKEKVESMQKETDAGRSGDSGKGERAPKGAESASNDSDEGRESLPRLGTN; from the coding sequence ATGCCAAAAAGCACGCAGTCATCGAAGAGCGTGTTTTCGCCGTCCAGCGGAACGAAGGGGACGCGGCTGGAGAGGTTGTTGCGCCACCCGCTGGTCCAATTCGTGGCCTTCGGCGTCTTCGTCGCCGCCCTCGTCGCGATTGTCACCGCAAGCTTCGACGTGAGCGGCCCGTCCGTTCAGGAGAAGTCCATCGGCGAGGTCGCCCCGAGCGATATCAAGGCGACGCGCGACTTCACTTACACCGAGCCCGACGTCGCTGCGACCAACGCGCTGCGCGAGCGGGTCGCCAAATCTGTCCCTCCGGTCTTCGACTGGCAGGAGGGCATGGCCGACCAGGTGCGTGAGCGCATCGACAAGGCGTTTGCCTCGATGCGCACTGCCCTCGCCGAGCGCGCCCAGGTCCACTTGCAGGCCAACCGGCCGCAGGTCTACGAACGCATCGACAAGGAAACCTCGGGCACCGATGCCGTCTCCGCCTGGCTCGAGCCGATGTCTCAGGAGCGTCTGATCTCGTGGTCCCACGAGTTGCGGGCCGAGAAGTTCGACCCCTACCTCGACACCGAACTTTCAGAGGCGAGCTTCGAGACGTTCGCACGCGAAGGCTTCTCGGAGCGCACGGAGAACGCGCTCGAGAACGTCGTGGGCCGTGTGTTGTCGAATATGATCGTGCCCGACATGGGCCTGATTGACGAGCAGCAAGACCGCGGCATCTACCTGCGACGTCTGCGCGGCGACAAACTCCTCATCGAGTACCATATCACCGACGTCCACGAGCGCTTTGTGCCGATGGCGCGTACGGACAACCTCGTCCAGCGCGCCGTCGACCAGGTGCTGTCACCGGAGCGAAATCGGCAGTTTCGTCGAGCCATTCTCTCGGCGGCCTCTGCGCTCGTTCGACCCAATACTACCTACAACGAGTCGAAGACCGTCGAGAAGCGCGATGCCGCGCGCGAGGCAGTCTCCGACGTGGTCATTCGCGAGGAGTTTCGCAAGGGCCAGATCGTCGTCGAGAAAGGCCACATCATCACCGAGCGTCACTATCGCATCATCGATAAGATGCTCGAGGAAGACACCTACATCAACCGCACCCAGATCATCGCCGGCATCACGCTGCTGGTGTTGCTTCTGGTGGTGACTTTCTATGTGTTCGGGCGCAAGAACGTGCGCCATTTCCGGCCGACCACCAAGGATATCGTCTTTATGGCGACGAGCTTGGTGCTGATGCTCTCGTTGACGTGGCTGTTGAGTTTGTTGTTCCACGCGGTCGCCGAGCAATCCGATTGGGGACCGGCCTCCACGTGGTACTTCTTGGTGCCGGTCGCCGCCGGCGGCATGCTCATCCGGCTGGTCTTGAACAACGAGCACGCCATCGTCTTTACTATCGTCTTCGCCGCGCTGGTGGGACTGGTCACCGGTAGCTCGCTCTACATGATGACTTATACCCTGGTGGGCGCGCTCGTCGGTATCGGCGCCGTCCAGCAGGTCAAACACCGCATGGCCCTGATGTGGTCGGGACTCGCCGTCGGTGCGGTCAACGTGGCCGCTGTCGTCGCCTTTATTTTGCTCGACGGTGAGCTCTTCCAGATCGAGACGCTGCGAACGGCCTTCTTCGCCTTTGCGAGTGGCGTCACGAGCGGTTTCTTCGTGTTGGCGGTGCTCCCTCTCTTCGAGACGGTGTTCGGCTACACCACCGACATCAAGCTCTTGGAGCTCGCCAACCTGAACCACCCGCTTTTGCGCGAGCTCATCATCCGAGCGCCCGGCTCATATCACCACAGCATGATGGTCGGCTCGCTAAGCGAGGCTGCGGCCGAATCCGTCGGTGCGAACCCCTTGCTCTGCCGTGTAGGCTCCTACTACCACGACATCGGCAAGGCGAAGAACCCGCAGTACTTTGCTGAAAACCAAAAGGTCGGCGAGAACCCGCACGACAAGCTCAAGCCCAACATGAGCGCGTTGATCATCAAGGCACACGTCAAAGACGGCCTCGAGATGGCGCGCCAGCACCGTCTGCCCAGGGAGATCCAAGACTTTATCGCCCAGCACCACGGCACGAGCCTGATCGCGTTCTTCTATCACAAAGCCAAACAGATGGAGGATCCCGATATCCCGGAGGTCGACGAGAAGGACTACCGGTATCCCGGGCCCAAGCCCCAGAGCCGCGAGACGGCCATTTGCATGCTCGCTGACGGCATCGAAGCCGCCAGCCGTGCATTGCCGAACCCGTCGCCGGCGCGTCTCAAGGGCCTCGTGCAGAAGATGATCAACAAGGCGTTCACCGACGGTCAGCTCGATGAGTGTGATCTTACGCTCAAAGACCTGAACTCCATCGCCAAGGCGTTCACCCGGATCTTGACGGGCATCTATCACCACCGCCCGGAGTATCCCGAGCAAGCGCCACGTCGCCCGGCGCGTCCCGAGCCGCAAGAGCCCGCAGCCGAGGACACGCAGCGCACACCGCCGGCCCGAGGACGTCGTGGCTCCGGCGCTCAAAAGGCAGCCCCTGCCCCCGAGCCGCCCAAGGCGGAGACGTCGCTTGCAGACGTGAGCTCGGACGTGTGGGAGATTACGAAAGAAAAAGTCGAATCGATGCAAAAGGAAACCGATGCCGGTCGAAGTGGCGATTCAGGGAAAGGCGAGCGTGCACCCAAAGGTGCAGAGTCTGCATCAAATGATAGTGACGAAGGCCGCGAGTCACTTCCGCGCCTTGGGACTAACTGA
- a CDS encoding PhoH family protein: MEEIVRETIEFEESDVARFIYGRRDANLRILEEELEVEIGARGNEATISGSPPDVKMARRVLREIYELGKKGFPISETDVGRAVQVLTNSPQASLVDIFTDTVFVSSNNKVIAPKGLNQKRYVDAIRRNDIVFGVGPAGTGKTYLAMAMALNAYFDKEIKRIILVRPAVEAGEKLGFLPGDLAEKVNPYLRPLYDAIHDMVDQDRAERMIEHGAVEVAPLAFMRGRTLNDAFIILDEAQNSTSEQMKMFLTRIGFGSQAVITGDITQIDLPSRKMSGLVQAERILANIDGIDFCYFTEVDVVRHPLVQKIITAYDRDQR; this comes from the coding sequence TTGGAGGAGATCGTTCGAGAGACCATCGAGTTCGAAGAATCTGACGTCGCACGGTTCATCTACGGCAGACGCGATGCCAACCTGCGCATTCTTGAAGAGGAACTCGAGGTCGAAATCGGCGCACGCGGTAACGAGGCCACCATTTCGGGCAGTCCGCCCGACGTCAAAATGGCCCGCCGGGTGTTGCGCGAGATCTACGAGTTGGGCAAGAAGGGCTTTCCTATCAGCGAGACCGACGTGGGGCGCGCCGTACAGGTGCTGACCAACTCCCCGCAGGCCTCGCTGGTCGATATCTTCACCGACACTGTTTTCGTCTCGTCGAATAACAAGGTGATTGCGCCCAAGGGGCTCAACCAGAAGCGCTACGTTGACGCCATCCGCCGCAACGACATCGTCTTTGGAGTCGGGCCGGCGGGCACGGGTAAGACTTACCTGGCCATGGCGATGGCGCTCAACGCCTACTTCGACAAAGAAATCAAACGCATCATCCTGGTGCGACCGGCGGTCGAGGCCGGCGAGAAGCTGGGCTTTCTGCCTGGCGACCTCGCCGAGAAGGTCAACCCGTATTTGCGCCCGCTCTACGACGCCATCCACGACATGGTTGACCAAGACCGCGCCGAGCGCATGATCGAGCACGGTGCCGTCGAGGTTGCGCCGCTTGCGTTCATGCGCGGGCGAACCCTCAACGACGCCTTCATCATTTTGGACGAGGCGCAGAACTCGACCTCCGAGCAGATGAAGATGTTTCTGACGCGCATCGGTTTTGGCTCTCAGGCGGTGATTACAGGAGATATCACCCAGATCGACCTGCCCTCGCGCAAAATGAGCGGCTTGGTGCAGGCCGAGCGGATCTTGGCGAATATCGACGGGATCGATTTCTGCTACTTCACCGAAGTCGACGTGGTGCGCCACCCGTTGGTGCAGAAGATCATCACCGCCTACGATCGCGACCAGCGCTAA